A single window of Oreochromis aureus strain Israel breed Guangdong linkage group 7, ZZ_aureus, whole genome shotgun sequence DNA harbors:
- the ptger4b gene encoding prostaglandin E receptor 4 (subtype EP4) b, which translates to MNSTKEQSGFRSITIPVIMFIFGVVGNVIAIVVLRISRKERKETTFYTLVCGLAVTDLLGTLLASPVTIATYIKGTWPGADPLCQYSGFILLFFFVVQLGIVFAMSVERYLAINHAYFYNEYVNQRLAALALLAIYISNVVFCALPSLGFGSVTLQNSKTWCFIDWKSNDTTVKTFNLMYAGVNSCIVLATVICNVVVCGALILMHKRFIRRTSLGTDPRRVAELRRRRNFGRLAGAEIQMVIVLIATSAVVLICSIPLVLRILINQLFRNDGDKNSILNDLQAIRMASVNPILDPWIYILLRKTVVLKLLEKIKCLFCKMGGRGRSSGRHFLCADGYLSSSIVSRDSPSLMARELREMVNTSHTMLYPSERNTHPHGSVQAGVQGDSSIPAVQTLQVPQEVHGSKRGHGVLEDKVSETPLKEPPVCPKDPPLHVTFTDETADIQEKCI; encoded by the exons ATGAACTCCACGAAAGAACAATCCGGATTTCGATCGATCACCATCCCGGTGATTATGTTCATCTTCGGGGTGGTGGGGAATGTCATCGCCATAGTTGTTCTGCGAATATCACGAAAGGAACGAAAAGAGACGACTTTTTACACACTTGTGTGTGGCCTGGCGGTGACAGACCTGCTGGGCACCTTGCTGGCCAGCCCCGTCACCATCGCCACCTACATCAAAGGCACCTGGCCTGGAGCTGATCCACTGTGCCAGTACTCCGGCTTCATCCTGCTCTTCTTCTTCGTGGTGCAGCTAGGCATTGTATTTGCAATGTCAGTGGAAAGATACCTGGCAATAAACCACGCATATTTCTACAACGAGTATGTCAACCAGAGACTCGCAGCGCTGGCTCTTTTAGCCATATACATTTCCAACGTTGTGTTTTGCGCACTGCCCAGCTTGGGGTTCGGTAGTGTGACGCTCCAGAACTCTAAGACCTGGTGTTTCATCGACTGGAAAAGCAACGACACAACTGTCAAGACTTTTAATTTGATGTACGCTGGGGTGAACTCGTGCATCGTGCTGGCCACTGTCATATGCAACGTGGTCGTGTGTGGAGCTCTAATCCTGATGCACAAGCGGTTTATCCGCCGCACGTCTCTGGGAACAGATCCGCGGCGGGTCGCAGAGCTCCGGCGCAGACGGAATTTTGGACGATTAGCTGGAGCAGAGATCCAGATGGTGATCGTGCTTATAGCTACATCCGCTGTCGTCCTCATCTGCTCCATACCTTTAGTG CTGAGGATCTTAATAAATCAGCTGTTCAGAAACGATGGAGACAAGAACTCGATACTTAACGACCTGCAGGCCATCCGCATGGCTTCCGTCAACCCCATCCTAGACCCCTGGATCTACATCTTGCTCAGAAAGACAGTTGTTCTCAAGCTATTGGAGAAAATCAAGTGTCTGTTCTGTAAAATGGGTGGACGGGGACGAAGCAGCGGCAGGCACTTCCTCTGTGCTGACGGTTATCTCTCCTCATCCATCGTCTCTCGGGACTCACCCTCACTGATGGCCCGTGAATTGCGGGAAATGGTGAACACATCGCACACCATGCTGTACCCATCAGAGAGAAACACGCACCCACATGGGTCAGTTCAGGCGGGGGTGCAGGGTGACTCTAGCATCCCTGCTGTACAGACATTGCAGGTACCCCAGGAGGTCCACGGGTCTAAGAGGGGACACGGCGTATTAGAGGACAAAGTGTCGGAAACACCACTGAAAGAGCCTCCAGTGTGTCCCAAAGACCCGCCTCTACATGTCACCTTTACAGATGAGACAGCAGATATACAAGAAAAATGTATATAA